A portion of the Kribbella jejuensis genome contains these proteins:
- a CDS encoding pyridoxal phosphate-dependent aminotransferase produces the protein MPNFPRHQIMSLTAEQARHELGESYGPDLRLADLLTPRLGELELGYGTAAGDVRLRSAIAERHGVRADQVVVTVGGMHGIFLLAYLLAGEVVTTAPEFPMTRSAFETVGASVRVVPVGFNDGYRVTAEAVRAQLTSETKLVSLATPQNPSGVAVPLAVLREIVAAMEEVCPAAYLMVDETYRTAAYGEEPVAETALGLGSRVVVVGSLSKCHGAAGLRIGWVISTDDSLVERLLPAKFGTVVSASPVCEALAVRVFEQESMILGRRRTWLAENLLITQDWVNANSRLVEWVRPDAGALCVVRLKAGVDLGRFKETAAEVGVRLADGDWFGDEPRVFRLGFGYLPAAELKVALDALREALVAGT, from the coding sequence ATGCCGAACTTTCCGCGTCACCAGATCATGTCACTGACCGCCGAACAGGCCCGGCACGAGCTGGGCGAGAGCTACGGGCCGGACCTCCGGCTCGCGGACCTGCTGACACCGAGGTTGGGGGAGCTCGAGCTGGGCTACGGTACGGCGGCCGGCGACGTGCGGCTGCGGAGCGCGATCGCCGAGCGGCACGGCGTACGGGCCGATCAGGTCGTCGTGACGGTCGGCGGGATGCACGGGATCTTCCTGCTCGCCTATCTGCTGGCGGGGGAGGTTGTGACGACGGCGCCTGAGTTCCCGATGACTCGGAGTGCGTTCGAGACCGTTGGGGCTTCGGTGCGGGTGGTGCCGGTCGGGTTCAACGACGGGTATCGGGTGACGGCGGAAGCGGTACGGGCGCAGCTCACTTCGGAGACGAAGCTGGTGAGCTTGGCTACGCCGCAGAATCCGTCCGGCGTTGCGGTGCCGTTGGCGGTTCTTCGGGAGATCGTGGCGGCGATGGAGGAGGTTTGTCCGGCCGCCTATCTGATGGTGGACGAGACGTACCGGACGGCGGCGTACGGCGAGGAGCCGGTCGCCGAGACTGCTCTGGGTCTCGGCTCGCGGGTGGTGGTTGTCGGCTCGTTGTCCAAGTGCCACGGGGCGGCGGGCTTGCGGATCGGGTGGGTGATCAGCACCGACGATTCGCTGGTGGAGCGGTTGTTGCCGGCCAAGTTCGGCACGGTGGTGTCGGCGTCCCCGGTGTGCGAGGCGCTGGCGGTACGAGTCTTCGAACAGGAATCGATGATCCTGGGCCGGCGGAGGACCTGGCTGGCGGAGAACCTTCTGATCACCCAGGACTGGGTGAACGCCAACAGTCGGCTTGTGGAGTGGGTTCGTCCTGATGCCGGCGCATTGTGTGTGGTGCGGTTGAAGGCTGGGGTGGATCTCGGGCGGTTCAAGGAGACGGCGGCGGAGGTCGGCGTACGGCTGGCCGACGGGGACTGGTTCGGCGACGAGCCGCGGGTTTTCCGGCTGGGATTCGGCTATCTGCCCGCCGCGGAGCTGAAGGTCGCGCTGGACGCGCTGCGTGAGGCGCTGGTCGCCGGGACGTAG
- the tmk gene encoding dTMP kinase → MPEAYDPLTDPAPAHDVRAVLRIPAFRRLWIGFGLSSLGDWIGLLALTAMAKSFAGDNYQLANFAIGGVLFLRVLPALVMGPVAGWVADRLDRRWTMILGDLIRAAFFVTIPIVHTLSWLLIATVLIEIVSLIWGPAKDASVPNLVPRHRLEAANQLSLITTYGSALPAAAIFTAITLVTRWAGDFSIDLAIYVNAATFAVSAFAIVSVAEIGRAVHDHEDHPTLWRTMVEGWSYVTGTPVVRGLVVGISGAFAAGAVVVGLGRTYVEDLGAGDPGYGLLFGAVFGGLALGMGFGPRIFSGLSRRRLFAAGLVGSGICLAGLALIQQIEIATMIAILLGFCAGGSWVSGYTLLGLEVPDAVRGRTFAFVQSAVRTVLAVTLAIAPFAAGAIGRHTWTIAGHSATYNGASMTMVIAAVVAGVIGLVSWRQMDDRPGVPFWRDVRRSFGKTRGDYPTTGLFIALEGGEGAGKSTQSALLVKWLEEQGQQVLLTREPGATELGKTLRQIVLDPATGDISHRAEALLYAADKAEHVDSVIKPALKAGAVVITDRYVDSALAYQGSGRDLDVSDVERVNRWATNDLRPNLTILLDLPPKSGLGRFTERDRIEAQGDEFHERVRHAFLELAAAEPQHYLVLDASQDREEIARQIRARLQPLLPKVDL, encoded by the coding sequence GTGCCGGAGGCCTATGACCCGTTGACCGATCCTGCACCGGCGCACGATGTGCGGGCGGTGTTGCGGATCCCGGCGTTCCGGCGGTTGTGGATCGGGTTCGGGCTGTCGAGTCTGGGTGACTGGATCGGGCTGCTGGCGCTGACCGCGATGGCGAAGTCGTTCGCCGGCGACAACTACCAGCTGGCGAACTTCGCGATCGGTGGCGTGCTGTTCCTGCGGGTGCTCCCGGCGCTGGTGATGGGGCCGGTGGCGGGCTGGGTCGCGGACCGGCTGGACCGGCGCTGGACGATGATCCTCGGCGACCTGATCCGGGCCGCGTTCTTCGTCACGATCCCGATCGTGCACACGCTCAGCTGGCTGCTGATCGCGACCGTGCTGATCGAGATCGTCAGCCTGATCTGGGGCCCGGCCAAGGACGCCAGCGTGCCGAACCTGGTGCCCCGGCACCGGCTCGAGGCGGCGAACCAGCTCAGCCTGATCACGACGTACGGCTCCGCCCTCCCGGCCGCCGCGATCTTCACCGCGATCACATTGGTCACCCGCTGGGCAGGGGATTTCTCCATCGACCTCGCCATCTACGTGAATGCGGCAACCTTCGCGGTGTCCGCGTTCGCGATCGTGTCGGTCGCCGAGATCGGCCGCGCGGTGCACGACCACGAGGACCACCCGACGCTGTGGCGGACGATGGTCGAGGGCTGGTCGTACGTCACGGGTACGCCGGTGGTGCGCGGCCTGGTCGTCGGGATCTCCGGGGCGTTCGCGGCGGGTGCGGTGGTGGTCGGCCTCGGCCGGACGTACGTCGAGGACCTCGGCGCCGGCGACCCGGGGTACGGCCTGCTCTTCGGCGCGGTGTTCGGCGGTCTCGCGCTCGGGATGGGGTTCGGGCCGCGGATCTTCTCCGGGTTGTCGCGGCGCCGGCTGTTCGCGGCCGGGCTGGTCGGGTCCGGGATCTGCCTGGCCGGGCTGGCGTTGATCCAGCAGATCGAGATCGCCACGATGATCGCGATCCTGCTCGGGTTCTGCGCGGGCGGTTCCTGGGTGTCCGGGTACACGCTGCTCGGCCTCGAGGTGCCGGACGCGGTCCGCGGGCGGACCTTCGCGTTCGTGCAGTCGGCGGTGCGGACGGTGCTCGCGGTCACGCTGGCGATCGCGCCGTTCGCCGCGGGTGCGATCGGCCGGCACACGTGGACGATCGCGGGCCACTCGGCGACGTACAACGGCGCCTCGATGACGATGGTGATCGCCGCGGTGGTGGCGGGCGTGATCGGCCTGGTCTCCTGGCGGCAGATGGACGACCGTCCGGGTGTGCCGTTCTGGCGGGACGTTCGGCGCAGTTTCGGCAAGACCCGCGGCGACTACCCGACCACCGGGCTGTTCATCGCGCTCGAGGGCGGCGAGGGCGCCGGCAAGTCGACGCAGTCCGCGCTGCTGGTGAAGTGGCTGGAGGAGCAGGGGCAGCAGGTGCTGCTGACCCGCGAACCGGGCGCGACCGAGCTCGGGAAGACGCTGCGCCAGATCGTCCTCGACCCGGCCACCGGCGACATCTCGCACCGCGCCGAGGCTCTGCTGTACGCCGCGGACAAGGCCGAGCATGTCGACTCGGTGATCAAGCCTGCGCTGAAGGCGGGCGCGGTCGTGATCACCGACCGGTATGTCGACTCCGCACTGGCGTACCAGGGATCCGGCCGCGATCTCGACGTGTCCGACGTCGAGCGGGTGAATCGTTGGGCCACCAACGATCTCCGGCCGAACCTGACGATCCTGCTCGACCTGCCGCCGAAGAGCGGGCTCGGCCGGTTCACGGAACGGGACCGGATCGAGGCCCAGGGCGACGAGTTCCACGAGCGGGTGCGGCACGCGTTCCTCGAGCTGGCCGCCGCCGAACCGCAGCACTACCTGGTCCTGGACGCGTCCCAGGACCGCGAGGAGATCGCCCGGCAGATCCGTGCGCGACTGCAACCCCTGCTCCCGAAGGTGGACCTATGA
- a CDS encoding DNA polymerase III subunit delta' gives MSVWDDLVGQEPAVAVLRRAVDGASAVLRGEAGAAVAGMTHAWLITGPPGSGRSNAGRAFAAALQCANNGCGECNDCRTALSGAHPDVSLIRTELLSIRVSEVRELVRRAAMSPTQGRWQVMVIEDADRLTEQAADALLKSIEEPAPRTVWVLCAPTVEDVVPTIRSRCRLLVLRTPPAAAVAEMLSAKLGVDADLAWFAARAAQGHIGRARALARDPEVRDRRTRVLEVPFALRDLGACLKAAQQLVDAAKEEAKASAEKVDEKERAALEQALGVGTKGAKPREANAALKELEDQQKARAKRWERDVLDRSLVDLMALYRDVLVVQTRSGSDLINAELQRNIEQLAARTTPEQTVRRIDAIAMCREAIEANVAPLVALEAMTVSLFEGRSDGFTIPRRVLR, from the coding sequence ATGAGTGTTTGGGACGACCTGGTCGGGCAGGAGCCTGCGGTCGCCGTACTGCGGCGGGCCGTGGACGGAGCTTCCGCCGTACTGCGTGGTGAAGCCGGTGCGGCCGTGGCCGGGATGACGCACGCGTGGCTGATCACCGGACCGCCCGGGTCCGGCCGGTCGAACGCGGGACGTGCGTTCGCGGCGGCGTTGCAGTGCGCGAACAACGGCTGTGGCGAGTGCAACGACTGCCGTACGGCGCTGAGCGGTGCGCATCCGGATGTGTCGCTGATCCGCACAGAGCTGTTGTCGATCCGGGTCAGCGAGGTCCGCGAGCTCGTCCGGCGGGCCGCGATGAGCCCGACGCAGGGGCGCTGGCAGGTGATGGTCATCGAGGACGCGGACCGACTGACCGAGCAGGCCGCGGACGCGTTGCTGAAGAGCATCGAGGAGCCGGCGCCGCGGACCGTCTGGGTACTGTGCGCGCCGACCGTCGAGGACGTCGTACCGACCATCCGCTCGCGGTGCCGCCTGCTGGTGCTGCGGACGCCTCCGGCGGCGGCGGTCGCGGAGATGCTGAGCGCCAAGCTGGGCGTGGACGCGGACCTGGCGTGGTTCGCGGCGCGGGCGGCCCAGGGGCACATCGGCCGGGCGCGGGCGCTGGCGCGGGACCCCGAAGTACGCGACCGGCGCACGCGGGTGCTGGAGGTGCCGTTCGCGCTGCGCGACCTCGGCGCGTGTCTGAAGGCGGCGCAGCAGCTGGTCGACGCGGCCAAGGAAGAGGCCAAGGCCAGCGCGGAGAAGGTCGACGAGAAGGAGCGCGCCGCACTCGAGCAGGCGCTCGGCGTCGGTACCAAGGGCGCGAAACCGCGCGAGGCGAACGCCGCGCTCAAGGAGCTCGAGGATCAGCAGAAGGCACGCGCGAAACGGTGGGAGCGCGACGTCCTTGACCGGTCGCTGGTCGACCTGATGGCGCTGTACCGCGATGTGCTCGTGGTGCAGACCCGGTCCGGCAGCGACCTGATCAACGCCGAACTGCAGCGCAACATCGAGCAGCTCGCGGCGCGGACGACGCCCGAACAGACGGTCCGGCGGATCGATGCGATCGCGATGTGTCGCGAGGCGATCGAGGCGAACGTGGCGCCGCTGGTCGCGCTCGAGGCGATGACCGTGTCGCTGTTCGAAGGACGCAGCGACGGGTTCACCATTCCGCGCCGGGTGTTGCGCTGA
- a CDS encoding DUF4190 domain-containing protein — protein MNQPPIQPARQSLPPAESWLEGVPDPVRQRQDPYAIAAFAVSLPGLVPFAVPLAAVALRRVKRLGGQGKRLAYAALLVSLAWVLAIGTAVTLNLVAEHRRGIGRTVSISQVEVGRCFDADLESDALRVVRIADCAQAHTGEAYAKVQAALVGLTAAQTGAEATNQCAGAFVDFVGKPYERSELDMYYVVLENREVADGNVLCLLGMPGTHLTGTMRGAQR, from the coding sequence ATGAACCAGCCCCCGATCCAGCCTGCGCGGCAGTCCTTGCCGCCGGCTGAGTCCTGGCTGGAGGGCGTCCCGGACCCCGTCCGGCAGCGGCAGGACCCGTACGCGATCGCCGCGTTCGCGGTCAGCCTGCCCGGGCTGGTCCCGTTCGCCGTACCGCTGGCCGCGGTCGCGCTGCGCCGGGTCAAGCGCCTCGGCGGGCAGGGGAAGCGGCTCGCGTACGCGGCGTTGCTCGTGTCGCTGGCCTGGGTGCTCGCGATCGGTACCGCGGTCACGCTCAACCTGGTCGCCGAACACCGCCGCGGCATCGGCCGGACCGTGTCGATCTCGCAGGTCGAGGTCGGCCGGTGTTTCGACGCGGACCTCGAGTCGGACGCGCTGCGTGTCGTCCGGATCGCGGACTGCGCGCAGGCGCACACCGGCGAGGCGTACGCGAAGGTGCAGGCGGCGCTGGTCGGGCTGACCGCGGCCCAGACCGGCGCCGAGGCAACCAACCAGTGCGCCGGCGCCTTCGTCGACTTCGTGGGCAAGCCCTACGAGCGCTCCGAACTCGACATGTACTACGTGGTGCTGGAGAACCGCGAGGTTGCTGACGGCAACGTCCTCTGCCTGCTGGGGATGCCAGGAACCCACCTGACCGGTACGATGCGCGGAGCGCAACGTTAG
- a CDS encoding DUF4190 domain-containing protein, whose protein sequence is MTQPPSDPDRPQDSTRSFPSYGRPEEGEGSGQQSGTSWAAPGQSTYGPASYGQAGQSSYGAGTPPQSPYGPGAYGPPQYGQTPYGNGYGPGQYPAAYGQPPAAYGYSGGSGGQNGLAVAALACALGGIFIGLSAPVAVVLGIVALVQLSRRPQAGKGMAVAGVVIGSLVTIGYVLLIGLLIAFDSSSTDDSGAPDPGSNSAYIDELMIGECFDDTSADDEVERQPCPNAHDAELIAIVSLPDGSYPGDKAIDKDADRACTRPFGTYVGKSRDQSELYLSWLTPDKYTWNSGDRRVFCVAYGPDDEKLTGTVKNSHR, encoded by the coding sequence ATGACTCAGCCACCATCGGATCCGGACCGGCCGCAGGACAGTACGCGGTCGTTTCCCAGTTACGGGCGGCCGGAGGAGGGTGAGGGGTCCGGGCAACAATCCGGTACGTCGTGGGCGGCGCCGGGGCAGTCGACGTACGGGCCTGCGTCGTACGGGCAGGCTGGACAGTCGTCGTACGGGGCGGGGACGCCTCCGCAGTCGCCGTACGGGCCGGGGGCTTATGGGCCGCCGCAGTACGGGCAGACGCCGTACGGGAACGGGTACGGGCCGGGGCAGTATCCGGCGGCGTACGGGCAGCCGCCGGCGGCGTACGGGTACTCGGGCGGTTCCGGTGGGCAGAACGGGCTCGCGGTCGCGGCCCTCGCGTGTGCGCTCGGCGGGATCTTCATCGGCCTGTCCGCGCCCGTCGCCGTCGTACTCGGCATCGTGGCGCTGGTCCAGCTCAGCCGCCGCCCGCAGGCCGGCAAGGGCATGGCGGTCGCCGGTGTGGTGATCGGGTCGCTGGTGACGATCGGGTACGTGCTGCTGATCGGGCTGCTGATCGCGTTCGACTCGTCCAGTACCGACGACTCCGGCGCACCGGATCCGGGATCGAACAGTGCGTACATCGACGAACTGATGATCGGCGAGTGCTTCGACGACACCAGCGCGGACGACGAGGTGGAGCGCCAGCCCTGCCCCAACGCGCACGACGCCGAACTGATCGCGATCGTCTCGCTGCCCGACGGCAGCTACCCCGGCGACAAGGCCATCGACAAGGACGCCGACCGGGCCTGCACGCGGCCGTTCGGCACGTACGTCGGCAAGTCCCGCGATCAGTCCGAGCTCTACCTGTCCTGGCTGACGCCGGACAAGTACACCTGGAACTCCGGCGACCGCCGCGTCTTCTGCGTCGCGTACGGCCCTGACGACGAGAAACTCACCGGCACCGTCAAGAACAGCCACCGCTGA
- a CDS encoding DUF4190 domain-containing protein, which produces MTQPPHNADPDRPQDRPQDATRPLPQQPWPAPGQQPPSQPQDGQSAYGQQPSQPQYGQSQYGQQTGQPQYGQQTGQPQYGQQTGQPQYGQAGYNQQPSYGQPTQPIPGQSPYGQPYGQPQYGQASYAPSVYGGYGYTGSPGTNGLATASLICSLAGLLIGLSAPVGIVLGIIALSQIKKRNQDGKGMAIAGVIIGSVLTVGTILLFLFLIVLGTTTN; this is translated from the coding sequence GTGACTCAGCCACCGCACAACGCGGACCCCGACCGACCCCAGGACCGCCCGCAAGACGCGACCCGCCCGCTCCCCCAACAACCGTGGCCCGCCCCCGGCCAGCAGCCACCCAGCCAACCGCAGGACGGCCAGAGCGCCTACGGCCAGCAGCCCAGCCAACCGCAGTACGGCCAATCCCAGTACGGCCAGCAAACCGGTCAACCGCAGTACGGCCAGCAAACCGGCCAACCGCAGTACGGCCAGCAAACCGGCCAACCGCAGTACGGCCAGGCCGGCTACAACCAGCAGCCCAGCTACGGCCAGCCGACCCAGCCGATACCCGGCCAGTCGCCGTACGGCCAGCCGTATGGCCAACCGCAGTACGGCCAAGCCTCGTACGCCCCGAGCGTCTACGGAGGCTACGGCTACACCGGTTCCCCAGGCACCAACGGCCTCGCCACAGCCTCCCTGATCTGCTCCCTCGCCGGCCTCCTGATCGGCCTCTCGGCCCCGGTCGGAATCGTCCTGGGCATCATCGCCCTCTCCCAAATCAAAAAACGCAACCAAGACGGCAAAGGCATGGCCATAGCCGGCGTAATCATCGGCTCAGTCCTGACCGTAGGAACCATCCTCCTGTTCCTCTTCCTAATAGTCCTAGGCACCACCACCAACTGA
- a CDS encoding PSP1 domain-containing protein, with protein MVMAVSFERYGRLYYLDPGEFRPRVGDKVLVPTDDGPEVAECVWAPQFVTEEVGGLPLCAGIASAGDLERDEQNRQRRADARVIAKRTIRQHGLPMKVVGIDFVDRRADIDQLVIVYFSAPHRVDFRELVRDLARALRARIELRQVGARDEARLQGGIGPCGRDLCCATFLKDFEPVSVRMAKDQDLPLNPLKISGACGRLMCCLKYEHPLYQEFNAKAPQVGTAVETPAGDGVVVGHNVPSDTVVVRLAASGRRCACSRADVCSPRQQYEASSTTTPDAAPVVPQAPATAQAPATAEAAVRPLEQAPPAADALPVEDAAPAAEERRTRKPRRRRRLRHDDEGETPQ; from the coding sequence ATGGTGATGGCGGTGTCGTTCGAGCGGTATGGGCGGCTTTATTACCTTGATCCGGGGGAGTTTCGGCCTCGGGTGGGGGACAAGGTGCTGGTGCCTACTGACGACGGGCCTGAGGTTGCGGAGTGTGTTTGGGCGCCGCAGTTCGTGACCGAGGAGGTCGGCGGGCTGCCCTTGTGCGCCGGGATCGCGAGTGCGGGCGATCTGGAGCGGGACGAGCAGAATCGGCAGCGGCGGGCGGATGCCCGGGTGATCGCGAAGCGGACGATCCGGCAGCACGGGTTGCCGATGAAGGTGGTCGGGATCGACTTCGTCGACCGGCGGGCGGATATCGACCAGTTGGTGATCGTGTACTTCTCGGCGCCGCACCGGGTGGATTTCCGGGAGCTGGTACGGGATCTGGCGCGGGCGTTGCGGGCGCGGATCGAGTTGCGGCAGGTGGGGGCGCGGGACGAGGCGCGGTTGCAGGGCGGGATCGGGCCGTGTGGGCGGGACCTGTGCTGCGCGACGTTCCTGAAGGACTTCGAGCCGGTCAGTGTGCGGATGGCGAAGGACCAGGACCTGCCGCTGAACCCGTTGAAGATCTCCGGTGCGTGCGGACGGTTGATGTGCTGCCTGAAGTACGAGCACCCGTTGTACCAGGAGTTCAACGCGAAGGCCCCGCAGGTCGGAACCGCGGTGGAGACCCCCGCGGGTGATGGAGTGGTGGTCGGGCACAACGTTCCGAGCGACACCGTGGTGGTGCGGCTGGCGGCGTCGGGCCGGCGGTGTGCGTGCAGCCGGGCGGACGTGTGTTCGCCGCGGCAGCAGTACGAGGCCTCCAGTACGACGACCCCGGACGCCGCACCCGTAGTACCCCAAGCACCAGCAACCGCCCAAGCACCAGCCACCGCCGAAGCAGCAGTACGGCCGCTCGAACAAGCCCCGCCGGCAGCAGACGCACTGCCGGTAGAAGATGCAGCGCCGGCGGCGGAAGAGCGCCGGACGAGGAAGCCGCGCCGGCGTCGCCGGTTGCGCCATGACGACGAGGGAGAAACCCCGCAGTGA
- a CDS encoding alpha/beta hydrolase yields MRFRRSTVLVAALAVLASGCGVASRAQSAGGGAEVPNVGGNPPSGPVGPIPAGLEKFYQQRPDWERCGSNQQCATIVVPLDYTKPAGQTIELRARKVLAKDRGGRIGTLFINPGGPGASGQEFAAQAPMLFGASLLRKFDIIGWDPRGVGESTPVKCLDTAQLDAMIAADGSPDTPAEVADLDQQSKTFAAGCEKRSGPLLPHVNTKDAARDIDVLRGIVGDPQLYYLGMSYGTYLGATYAEEFPKNVGRMVLDGAVDPAITTEQMGIAQAKGFDKALDAFAEDCAQRSCKLGSSKNEVLAKVDQLIKDSDAHPLPGDGQRQVTQALVVLGIVYPLYLKDFWPRLEDAVADGLAGNGARLLALADEYTDRKPSGYADNSNEVQIAVNCSDHPDATSIAQIQASLPTFKAASPRFGEFMAWSSTACMNWPVKPTNTPHPIKAAGSKPIMVLGTTRDPATPYEWAVGLAHELQNGILVTRDGDGHTAYLSGNSCVKNVVESYLVQGNTPAADIKC; encoded by the coding sequence GTGAGATTCCGCAGGTCGACCGTACTGGTGGCAGCTCTTGCGGTCCTGGCGAGCGGATGTGGGGTGGCCAGCCGCGCCCAGAGCGCGGGTGGCGGCGCGGAGGTGCCCAACGTCGGCGGCAATCCGCCGAGCGGACCGGTCGGGCCGATCCCGGCGGGGCTGGAGAAGTTCTACCAGCAGCGGCCGGACTGGGAACGCTGCGGTTCGAACCAGCAGTGCGCGACGATCGTCGTACCGCTGGACTACACCAAGCCGGCCGGTCAGACGATCGAGCTGCGGGCCCGCAAGGTGCTCGCGAAGGACCGTGGCGGGCGGATCGGCACGCTGTTCATCAATCCGGGCGGCCCGGGCGCTTCCGGGCAGGAGTTCGCCGCGCAGGCGCCGATGCTGTTCGGGGCCTCGTTGCTGCGGAAGTTCGACATCATCGGCTGGGACCCGCGCGGGGTGGGCGAGTCGACGCCGGTGAAGTGCCTGGACACCGCGCAGTTGGACGCGATGATCGCGGCGGACGGCAGCCCGGACACCCCGGCCGAGGTCGCGGACCTGGACCAGCAGTCGAAGACGTTCGCGGCCGGCTGCGAGAAGCGGTCCGGCCCGCTGCTGCCGCACGTGAACACCAAGGACGCGGCCCGCGACATCGACGTACTGCGGGGGATCGTCGGCGACCCGCAGCTGTACTACCTCGGCATGTCGTACGGCACGTACCTCGGGGCGACGTACGCCGAGGAGTTCCCGAAGAACGTCGGCCGGATGGTCCTGGACGGCGCGGTCGACCCGGCGATCACGACCGAGCAGATGGGGATCGCGCAGGCGAAGGGCTTCGACAAGGCGCTGGACGCGTTCGCGGAGGACTGCGCGCAGCGGTCCTGCAAGCTCGGCAGCAGCAAGAACGAGGTGCTCGCGAAGGTCGACCAGCTGATCAAGGACAGCGACGCGCACCCGCTGCCGGGGGACGGGCAGCGCCAGGTCACCCAGGCTCTGGTCGTGCTCGGCATCGTCTACCCGTTGTATCTGAAGGACTTCTGGCCGCGCCTCGAGGACGCTGTCGCCGACGGTCTCGCCGGGAACGGAGCGCGGCTGCTCGCACTCGCGGACGAGTACACCGACCGCAAGCCGTCCGGGTACGCCGACAACTCGAACGAAGTTCAGATCGCGGTGAACTGCAGCGACCACCCGGACGCCACGTCGATCGCGCAGATCCAGGCGAGCCTGCCGACGTTCAAGGCGGCGTCGCCGCGGTTCGGTGAGTTCATGGCGTGGTCGTCGACGGCGTGCATGAACTGGCCGGTGAAGCCGACGAACACGCCGCACCCGATCAAGGCGGCCGGTTCGAAGCCGATCATGGTGCTCGGTACGACGCGCGACCCGGCGACGCCGTACGAGTGGGCGGTCGGCCTGGCGCACGAGCTGCAGAACGGCATCCTGGTGACGCGGGACGGCGACGGTCACACGGCGTACCTGTCCGGCAACAGCTGCGTGAAGAACGTCGTCGAGAGCTACCTGGTCCAGGGCAACACGCCCGCAGCCGACATCAAGTGCTAG
- a CDS encoding sterol carrier family protein — protein sequence MSDTAFQQALQRYDDGTAERAELKLLTKTLLNRLVAKAPGHAVEVRIPPYGAVQCIEGPRHTRGTPGAVIEMPPELWIDVALGRVTWAEARLTGKLRASGERTDLSGLLPLT from the coding sequence ATGTCCGACACCGCTTTCCAGCAGGCTTTACAGCGCTACGACGACGGTACGGCGGAACGCGCCGAATTGAAGCTGCTCACGAAGACCCTGCTGAACCGCCTGGTCGCGAAGGCGCCAGGCCACGCGGTGGAGGTACGGATCCCGCCGTACGGCGCCGTGCAGTGCATCGAGGGACCGCGGCACACCCGCGGTACGCCTGGTGCCGTGATCGAGATGCCGCCGGAGTTGTGGATCGACGTCGCGCTCGGCCGCGTGACCTGGGCCGAGGCCCGGCTGACCGGCAAACTCCGCGCCAGCGGCGAACGCACCGATCTGAGCGGTCTGCTGCCCTTGACGTGA
- a CDS encoding curculin (mannose-binding) lectin produces MISIKSAGTRLLATLAVSAAAGATLLVPSTASAAPTTTTAVSDVLKSGEYLKPGQYRRSQNGMYTLIMQTDGNAVLYKGRTALWSTVTNRKASSLIMQRNGNLVVVSGRTVVWASNTAGSTGAFLAVQNDSNLVIYNTRKKPVWYRHMVIGTLGSGRLLNPYDMLFSPSRVFRLQMQTDGNLVLVKNGKTPVWSTRTSSKGAFAVMQTDGNLVVYSAAKRPLWSSKTIRHGAVLQLRDDGRLVIVYGRTAIWSTSAH; encoded by the coding sequence ATGATCTCGATCAAGTCGGCCGGCACCCGGCTGCTCGCCACGCTCGCCGTAAGCGCGGCTGCGGGTGCCACCCTGCTTGTTCCGTCGACCGCAAGCGCCGCACCTACGACGACCACCGCGGTCTCGGACGTGCTGAAGTCCGGCGAGTACCTGAAGCCCGGCCAGTACCGGCGCTCGCAGAACGGTATGTACACGCTCATCATGCAGACCGACGGCAACGCGGTGCTGTACAAGGGCCGTACCGCGCTCTGGTCGACCGTGACGAACCGCAAGGCCTCGAGCCTGATCATGCAGCGCAACGGCAACCTGGTTGTCGTCTCCGGCCGGACCGTGGTCTGGGCGAGCAACACCGCGGGCAGCACCGGCGCGTTCCTGGCCGTGCAGAACGACTCCAACCTGGTCATCTACAACACCCGCAAGAAGCCGGTCTGGTACCGGCACATGGTGATCGGCACACTCGGCTCGGGCCGGCTGCTGAACCCGTACGACATGCTGTTCTCGCCGAGCCGGGTGTTCCGCCTGCAGATGCAGACCGACGGCAACCTCGTGCTGGTCAAGAACGGCAAGACGCCGGTCTGGTCGACCAGGACCAGCAGCAAGGGCGCGTTCGCGGTCATGCAGACCGACGGCAACCTGGTCGTCTACAGCGCGGCCAAGCGACCGCTGTGGTCCAGCAAGACGATCCGTCACGGCGCCGTGCTGCAGTTGCGCGACGACGGGCGTTTGGTGATCGTGTACGGCCGTACTGCGATCTGGTCCACGTCGGCGCACTGA